One Kineococcus radiotolerans SRS30216 = ATCC BAA-149 DNA window includes the following coding sequences:
- a CDS encoding PhoH family protein, which produces MASTDSTPEPTVQPAASTRHVIVVPPEVAMVSLLGARDELLRVLERAFPQVDVLVRGNEITVTGAAGEVALLERLVDQMTAVLRAGQPLSPDAVERSVSMLRAQAAGTGEDRPADVLTLNILSSRGRTIRPKTVNQKHYVDAIDENTVVFGIGPAGTGKTYLAMAKAVQALQAKQVNRIVLTRPAVEAGERLGFLPGTLTDKIDPYLRPLYDALHDMLDPDSIPRLMAAGTIEVAPLAYMRGRTLNDAFIILDEAQNTSAEQMKMFLTRLGFGSKIVVTGDVTQVDLPSGTESGLRVVQDILQDVEDVHFSRLTSSDVVRHRLVGEIVEAYDRWEVARPARGGQHGRTR; this is translated from the coding sequence ATGGCCAGCACCGACAGCACCCCCGAACCCACGGTCCAGCCGGCGGCGTCGACCCGGCACGTCATCGTCGTGCCGCCCGAGGTGGCGATGGTCTCCCTGCTCGGGGCGCGCGACGAACTGCTCCGCGTCCTCGAACGGGCCTTCCCCCAGGTCGACGTCCTCGTGCGCGGCAACGAGATCACCGTCACCGGCGCGGCGGGGGAGGTGGCCCTCCTGGAACGCCTCGTGGACCAGATGACCGCCGTCCTGCGCGCGGGCCAGCCCCTCTCGCCCGACGCCGTCGAGCGCTCGGTGTCGATGCTGCGCGCCCAGGCCGCCGGCACCGGCGAGGACCGCCCCGCCGACGTCCTCACCCTCAACATCCTCTCCAGCCGGGGTCGCACCATCCGGCCGAAGACGGTGAACCAGAAGCACTACGTCGACGCCATCGACGAGAACACCGTCGTGTTCGGCATCGGCCCCGCCGGGACGGGCAAGACGTACCTGGCGATGGCCAAGGCCGTCCAGGCGCTGCAGGCCAAGCAGGTCAACCGCATCGTCCTGACCCGCCCGGCCGTGGAGGCGGGGGAGCGGCTGGGGTTCCTGCCCGGGACCCTCACCGACAAGATCGACCCCTACCTGCGCCCGCTCTACGACGCGCTGCACGACATGCTCGACCCGGACTCCATCCCGCGGCTGATGGCCGCGGGCACCATCGAGGTCGCGCCGCTGGCGTACATGCGCGGGCGGACCCTCAACGACGCGTTCATCATCCTCGACGAGGCGCAGAACACCTCCGCCGAGCAGATGAAGATGTTCCTGACCCGCCTCGGCTTCGGCTCGAAGATCGTCGTCACCGGCGACGTCACCCAGGTCGACCTGCCCAGCGGCACCGAGTCGGGCCTGCGCGTGGTCCAGGACATCCTCCAGGACGTCGAGGACGTGCACTTCTCCCGCCTCACCTCCAGCGACGTCGTGCGGCACCGCCTGGTGGGGGAGATCGTCGAGGCCTACGACCGCTGGGAGGTCGCCCGCCCGGCCCGGGGCGGCCAGCACGGCCGGACGCGGTGA
- a CDS encoding aminotransferase class IV, translating to MTTPCPRTAVLGGGEVPWDSPVAPADDAGLRGDGCFETLLVHGGEPARAVRLAEHLDRFARGAQELEVPFDRAGWEALARSLTDDVPAGAEAALRLSLSRSGLGIATLRPVPAAVLAGRGGVRVVTLPRGTVAVPGARWLLAAVKTSSYAVNSAALREAARRGADDALFVDAGGLALEGPTANLLWRADGEWHTPPVAGRGVLAGTTLAAVGPHRETALRPSRLAGVDGAWLLSSLRGAAPVLAVDGVPVPRDPELTRWLQGIALDRPAPGTSAAPRQGGSGPG from the coding sequence GTGACGACACCGTGTCCGCGCACCGCCGTCCTCGGGGGCGGGGAGGTGCCCTGGGACTCCCCCGTCGCCCCGGCCGACGACGCGGGCCTGCGCGGCGACGGCTGCTTCGAGACCCTGCTGGTGCACGGCGGGGAGCCGGCGCGCGCGGTGCGGCTGGCGGAGCACCTGGACCGGTTCGCACGCGGGGCGCAGGAGCTGGAGGTCCCCTTCGACCGGGCGGGGTGGGAGGCGCTGGCCCGCTCCCTCACCGACGACGTCCCCGCGGGGGCGGAGGCCGCGCTGCGGTTGTCGCTGTCGCGCAGCGGGCTGGGGATCGCCACCCTGCGCCCGGTGCCCGCGGCGGTGCTCGCCGGGCGCGGCGGGGTCCGCGTCGTCACCCTGCCCCGGGGGACGGTCGCCGTGCCCGGCGCCCGCTGGCTGCTGGCGGCGGTGAAGACGTCGTCGTACGCGGTGAACTCGGCGGCGCTGCGCGAGGCCGCCCGCCGCGGCGCCGACGACGCGCTGTTCGTCGACGCGGGGGGTCTCGCGCTGGAGGGGCCCACGGCGAACCTGCTGTGGCGCGCGGACGGGGAGTGGCACACCCCGCCGGTGGCCGGGCGCGGGGTGCTGGCGGGCACGACGCTGGCCGCCGTGGGTCCGCACCGCGAGACCGCGCTGCGCCCGTCCCGGCTCGCCGGGGTCGACGGGGCGTGGCTGCTGTCGAGCCTGCGCGGCGCCGCGCCCGTCCTGGCCGTCGACGGCGTGCCCGTGCCCCGGGACCCCGAGCTGACCCGGTGGCTGCAGGGGATCGCCCTGGACCGTCCCGCGCCGGGCACGTCGGCGGCCCCCCGCCAGGGCGGGAGCGGGCCCGGGTGA
- a CDS encoding chorismate-binding protein, whose amino-acid sequence MRWLVVDNHDSYTHNLVQLLAVATGTDPVVVSDDDVAPGELDLGGFAGVVVSPGPGHPANARDFALSADVLARAEVPVLGVCLGMQGIALAEGAVVDPAPRPRHGFVDRVRHTGTSVLAGLPQDFAATRYHSFRVAEPLPDSLEPLAWAGDGVLMALRHRSRPLVGVQFHPESVASTTGALIVENFVRWCRRWGSRPHRLHARRCGPAVDTERAFAHLFPASDAAFWLDSAARGAGSGRFSFLGEGTGPVVDSLAGLAARLRERAVAGADAVPFEFTGGLVGWAGYEARDECGFPTSRRDETPPAAWVFCDRFVAVDHDEDTTWVVALSEDEAEPAWLEEAAGLLADLPPLPPPAPAPEAAVTLDTPPARYRQDVLTAQRQLVAGESYEICLTTRARVPAAGDPFDAYRRLRRANPAPYAAYLRIGGVVVLSSSPERFLRIGTSGAVETRPIKGTAALDSDPAALQADPKTRAENLMVVDLLRNDLGRVCVPGSVTVPDLMAVETLPTVHQLVTTVRGRLRPEVTAVDCLLSCFPPGSMTGAPKLRTTEIIDALEQRPRGIYSGTIGWFSTTGAADLAVVIRTAVLVGDEWRVGAGGAVVLDSDPDAEVAEVLLKLRAPLAALTTSPWPGRVTPSGGPSPRT is encoded by the coding sequence GTGCGCTGGCTCGTCGTGGACAACCACGACTCCTACACCCACAACCTGGTCCAGCTGCTGGCCGTCGCCACCGGCACCGACCCGGTCGTGGTCAGCGACGACGACGTCGCCCCCGGGGAGCTCGACCTCGGCGGCTTCGCCGGTGTCGTCGTCTCGCCCGGGCCGGGGCACCCCGCCAACGCCCGCGACTTCGCCCTCTCCGCCGACGTCCTCGCCCGCGCCGAGGTGCCCGTGCTGGGCGTGTGCCTGGGGATGCAGGGGATCGCCCTGGCCGAGGGCGCGGTCGTGGACCCCGCCCCCCGGCCGCGGCACGGTTTCGTCGACCGGGTCCGGCACACCGGCACCTCGGTCCTCGCCGGCCTGCCCCAGGACTTCGCCGCGACCCGCTACCACTCCTTCCGCGTCGCCGAACCCCTGCCCGACAGCCTGGAACCGCTGGCGTGGGCCGGGGACGGGGTGCTCATGGCGCTGCGCCACCGGTCCCGCCCGCTGGTCGGGGTGCAATTCCACCCGGAATCGGTGGCCAGCACCACCGGGGCGCTGATCGTGGAGAACTTCGTGCGGTGGTGCCGGCGGTGGGGTTCGCGGCCCCACCGCCTGCACGCCCGCCGCTGCGGGCCGGCCGTCGACACCGAACGCGCGTTCGCGCACCTGTTCCCCGCCTCCGACGCGGCGTTCTGGCTGGACTCCGCCGCCCGCGGCGCGGGGTCGGGGCGGTTCTCGTTCCTGGGCGAGGGGACCGGGCCCGTCGTGGACTCCCTCGCCGGTCTCGCGGCCCGGCTGCGCGAGCGGGCGGTGGCCGGCGCGGACGCGGTGCCGTTCGAGTTCACCGGCGGTCTCGTCGGCTGGGCCGGGTACGAGGCCCGCGACGAGTGCGGGTTCCCGACGTCGCGGCGGGACGAGACCCCGCCCGCCGCGTGGGTGTTCTGCGACCGGTTCGTCGCCGTCGACCACGACGAGGACACCACGTGGGTCGTGGCCCTGTCCGAGGACGAGGCGGAACCGGCCTGGCTGGAGGAGGCCGCCGGTCTCCTCGCGGACCTCCCGCCGCTGCCGCCGCCCGCGCCCGCGCCGGAGGCCGCGGTGACCCTGGACACCCCGCCCGCGCGGTACCGGCAGGACGTCCTCACCGCGCAGCGGCAGCTGGTCGCGGGGGAGAGCTACGAGATCTGCCTCACCACCCGGGCCCGGGTCCCCGCCGCGGGCGACCCGTTCGACGCCTACCGGCGGTTGCGGCGCGCCAACCCCGCCCCCTACGCCGCGTACCTGCGGATCGGCGGCGTCGTCGTGCTGAGCAGTTCCCCCGAGCGGTTCCTGCGGATCGGCACCTCGGGCGCGGTGGAGACCCGCCCCATCAAGGGGACCGCCGCCCTGGACTCCGATCCCGCTGCGCTGCAGGCGGACCCGAAGACCCGCGCGGAGAACCTCATGGTCGTCGACCTGCTGCGCAACGACCTCGGCCGCGTCTGCGTCCCCGGCAGCGTCACCGTGCCCGACCTCATGGCGGTGGAGACGCTGCCCACGGTGCACCAGCTCGTCACCACGGTGCGCGGCCGGCTGCGCCCGGAGGTCACGGCCGTGGACTGCCTGCTCAGCTGCTTCCCGCCCGGGTCGATGACCGGGGCGCCGAAGCTGCGGACCACCGAGATCATCGACGCCCTGGAACAGCGCCCGCGCGGGATCTACTCCGGCACGATCGGGTGGTTCTCCACCACCGGCGCCGCGGACCTCGCCGTCGTCATCCGGACCGCGGTGCTCGTCGGGGACGAGTGGCGGGTCGGGGCCGGCGGCGCGGTCGTGCTCGACTCCGACCCCGACGCCGAGGTGGCGGAGGTGCTGCTGAAGCTGCGGGCCCCGCTGGCCGCGCTCACGACCTCGCCGTGGCCGGGGCGGGTCACCCCCTCCGGCGGGCCTTCGCCGCGTACATGA
- the ybeY gene encoding rRNA maturation RNase YbeY: protein MSIEVVDESSFAQGRGVDTVEVSHLARYVLDEMRVHPLAELSVLMVDVEAMARLHVQWMDEPGPTDVMSFPMDQLRPGREGRTSEPGLLGDVVVCPQVAAEQAKASGHATADEVLLLVAHGILHLLGYDHAEPDEEREMFTLQRRLVLGFLARIGRPGDPTPTVGHRALPAGD, encoded by the coding sequence ATGAGCATCGAGGTCGTCGACGAGAGCTCCTTCGCGCAGGGACGGGGCGTCGACACCGTCGAGGTCTCGCACCTGGCCCGCTACGTGCTGGACGAGATGCGGGTGCACCCGCTGGCGGAGCTGTCGGTCCTCATGGTCGACGTCGAGGCCATGGCCCGCCTGCACGTGCAGTGGATGGACGAGCCGGGTCCCACCGACGTCATGTCCTTCCCGATGGACCAGCTGCGCCCGGGCCGCGAGGGCCGCACCTCCGAGCCGGGTCTGCTCGGCGACGTCGTGGTCTGCCCGCAGGTCGCCGCGGAGCAGGCGAAGGCGTCCGGGCACGCCACGGCCGACGAGGTCCTGCTGCTGGTCGCCCACGGCATCCTGCACCTGCTCGGCTACGACCACGCCGAGCCCGACGAGGAGCGCGAGATGTTCACGCTGCAGCGCCGCCTCGTCCTGGGGTTCCTGGCCCGCATCGGCCGCCCGGGGGACCCGACGCCCACCGTCGGGCACCGCGCCCTGCCCGCGGGGGACTGA
- a CDS encoding GGDEF domain-containing protein, translating into MRHDSGGSAPVDDGDPSVRSLAQDAISAFVHAPIAVAVCEPDGVVTRVNDAVTRLLGYPAAELVGRDLFRLVDGPLVAAAVEACRSLREGTTSAVVHETRFRTADGRLLDVRVTTSAVRAGTTAHPHAIMHLEDTTDREDLRRRLQHEATHDPLTGLGNRTRFLDELQRALPRGERHGEPVTVLYLDLDDFKTVNDTRGHATGDRVLRAFADHLRGTVRPEDTTARLGGDEFAVLCEGTTARAAGLVVERLTDGSWGRGPGDGDLPRVGVTVGAATSPGPDGRHLDPEELMHAADAVMYAAKARRRG; encoded by the coding sequence GTGCGACACGACAGCGGCGGGTCGGCCCCCGTCGACGACGGCGACCCCTCGGTCCGGTCCCTGGCCCAGGACGCGATCAGCGCCTTCGTCCACGCCCCCATCGCCGTCGCGGTGTGCGAGCCGGACGGCGTCGTGACCCGCGTCAACGACGCGGTGACCCGGCTCCTCGGCTACCCCGCGGCCGAACTGGTCGGCCGTGACCTCTTCCGCCTCGTCGACGGGCCGCTGGTGGCCGCCGCCGTCGAGGCCTGCCGCTCCCTGCGCGAGGGGACGACCTCGGCCGTGGTGCACGAGACGCGCTTCCGCACCGCCGACGGGCGTCTCCTCGACGTCCGCGTCACCACCTCCGCCGTCCGGGCGGGCACGACGGCGCACCCCCACGCGATCATGCACCTGGAGGACACCACCGACCGCGAGGACCTGCGGCGGCGGCTGCAGCACGAGGCGACCCACGACCCCCTCACCGGCCTCGGCAACCGGACCCGCTTCCTCGACGAGCTGCAGCGCGCCCTGCCCCGCGGGGAGCGCCACGGGGAACCCGTCACCGTCCTCTACCTGGACCTCGACGACTTCAAGACCGTCAACGACACCCGCGGCCACGCCACCGGCGACCGGGTCCTGCGCGCCTTCGCCGACCACCTCCGGGGCACCGTCCGCCCCGAGGACACCACCGCCCGCCTCGGCGGGGACGAGTTCGCCGTCCTGTGCGAGGGCACCACCGCGCGGGCCGCCGGGCTCGTCGTCGAGCGGCTGACCGACGGGTCGTGGGGCCGGGGCCCCGGCGACGGCGACCTGCCCCGGGTCGGGGTGACGGTGGGGGCGGCGACGTCCCCCGGCCCCGACGGCCGCCACCTGGACCCGGAGGAGCTGATGCACGCCGCCGACGCCGTCATGTACGCGGCGAAGGCCCGCCGGAGGGGGTGA
- the era gene encoding GTPase Era, which yields MTETTPGTPAPHRSGFACLVGRPNAGKSTLTNALVGQKVAITSSRPQTTRHTVRGVVHRPDAQLVLVDTPGLHRPRTLLGQRLNDRVHETLAEVDIVALCVPADEKIGPGDRFIAEALGKIPRSTKIGLVTKTDKASKQQVAEQLLALTALGEQVLGGFADVVPASAKTGEQVDTVADVLLSHLPVGPRLYPDGELTDEPEAVMVAELVREAALEGVRDELPHSLAVVVEEMTEGENGVLQVFVWLYVERDSQKGIVIGKGGARLKDVGTRARRSVEALLGTRVHLDLRVKVAKDWQRDPKQLQRLGF from the coding sequence ATGACTGAGACCACCCCCGGGACCCCCGCGCCCCACCGCTCCGGCTTCGCCTGCCTCGTGGGGCGCCCCAACGCGGGCAAGTCGACGCTGACCAACGCCCTCGTGGGGCAGAAGGTCGCCATCACCTCCTCCCGCCCGCAGACCACCCGCCACACCGTGCGCGGCGTCGTGCACCGCCCCGACGCCCAGCTCGTCCTCGTCGACACCCCCGGCCTGCACCGCCCCCGCACGCTGCTGGGCCAGCGGCTGAACGACCGGGTCCACGAGACCCTCGCCGAGGTCGACATCGTCGCCCTCTGCGTCCCCGCGGACGAGAAGATCGGCCCCGGCGACCGGTTCATCGCCGAGGCCCTCGGCAAGATCCCGCGCTCGACGAAGATCGGCCTGGTCACCAAGACCGACAAGGCCTCCAAGCAGCAGGTGGCCGAGCAGCTCCTGGCCCTGACCGCGCTCGGGGAGCAGGTCCTCGGCGGGTTCGCCGACGTCGTCCCCGCCTCGGCCAAGACCGGCGAGCAGGTCGACACCGTCGCCGACGTCCTGCTCTCGCACCTGCCGGTGGGCCCGCGGCTCTACCCCGACGGGGAGCTGACCGACGAGCCGGAGGCCGTGATGGTCGCCGAGCTGGTCCGCGAGGCGGCCCTGGAGGGGGTGCGCGACGAGCTGCCGCACTCCCTGGCCGTCGTCGTGGAGGAGATGACCGAGGGCGAGAACGGCGTCCTGCAGGTGTTCGTGTGGCTCTACGTCGAGCGCGACTCCCAGAAGGGCATCGTCATCGGCAAGGGCGGGGCCCGTTTGAAGGACGTCGGGACCCGCGCGCGCCGCTCCGTCGAGGCCCTGCTGGGCACCCGGGTGCACCTGGACCTGCGGGTCAAGGTGGCCAAGGACTGGCAGCGCGACCCCAAGCAGTTGCAGCGCCTCGGGTTCTGA
- a CDS encoding hemolysin family protein: protein MGAPAVPLLLLALVLVVAAGLVAAAESAIAGTSRRRARELEADGRRGAAELDRVLGSATSVLTVATLLRVVFETLAAVCVAVVVASWVDSWWLVLLLAGLGMSALDFVLVGVGPRTLGRLHAETVARRAAPVLGPLTTVLGPLARALVAVGNAVTPGRGMRQGPFGSEAELREIVELAGETSVIEAGERRMINSVFELGDTLVREVMVPRTDVVSARRGAGLHEVEALLLRSGFSRMPVIGEDADEVLGIVYLKDVARRFHTDPVAARAERVETVARQTVFVPDSLPVDELLRQMQRDTTHVAIVVDEYGGTAGLVTIEDVIEEIVGDIADEYDRAAPDVEPLPDGGFRVSSRLHVEDLGELFEKEIEDEDVDTVGGLLAKTLGEVLVPGAVAEVHGLRLEADARVGRRNQVRTVLVHRLPEHEPELVDDHAGGHQHD from the coding sequence GTGGGTGCACCCGCCGTCCCGCTGCTGCTGCTGGCCCTCGTCCTGGTCGTGGCCGCCGGCCTGGTCGCCGCGGCCGAGTCCGCCATCGCGGGCACCTCCCGCCGCCGGGCCCGGGAGCTGGAGGCCGACGGCCGCCGCGGGGCCGCCGAGCTGGACCGCGTGCTGGGGTCGGCCACGTCGGTCCTCACCGTCGCCACCCTGCTGCGCGTCGTCTTCGAGACCCTCGCCGCCGTGTGCGTGGCCGTCGTGGTCGCCAGCTGGGTCGACTCCTGGTGGCTGGTCCTGCTGCTCGCCGGGCTGGGGATGTCCGCGCTGGACTTCGTCCTCGTCGGCGTGGGCCCCCGCACCCTGGGGCGCCTGCACGCCGAGACCGTCGCCCGGCGCGCGGCCCCCGTCCTCGGCCCGCTCACGACCGTCCTGGGTCCGCTGGCGCGCGCCCTGGTCGCCGTGGGCAACGCCGTCACCCCCGGTCGCGGGATGCGCCAGGGCCCCTTCGGCTCCGAGGCCGAGCTGCGCGAGATCGTGGAGCTGGCCGGGGAGACCTCGGTCATCGAGGCCGGCGAGCGCCGGATGATCAACTCCGTCTTCGAGCTGGGTGACACCCTGGTCCGCGAGGTCATGGTGCCGCGCACCGACGTCGTCTCCGCCCGCCGCGGGGCCGGGCTGCACGAGGTCGAGGCGCTGCTGCTGCGCTCGGGCTTCTCCCGGATGCCGGTCATCGGCGAGGACGCCGACGAGGTGCTGGGCATCGTCTACCTCAAGGACGTCGCGCGCCGCTTCCACACCGACCCCGTCGCCGCGCGCGCCGAGCGCGTCGAGACCGTGGCCCGCCAGACGGTCTTCGTCCCCGACAGCCTGCCGGTGGACGAGCTGCTGCGGCAGATGCAGCGCGACACCACCCACGTCGCGATCGTGGTCGACGAGTACGGCGGCACCGCCGGGCTGGTGACCATCGAGGACGTCATCGAGGAGATCGTCGGCGACATCGCCGACGAGTACGACCGCGCCGCACCCGACGTGGAACCGCTGCCCGACGGCGGTTTCCGCGTCTCCAGCCGCCTGCACGTGGAGGACCTCGGGGAGCTGTTCGAGAAGGAGATCGAGGACGAGGACGTCGACACCGTCGGCGGCCTGCTCGCCAAGACCCTCGGGGAGGTCCTCGTCCCCGGCGCCGTGGCCGAGGTCCACGGGCTGCGGCTGGAGGCCGACGCCCGCGTCGGGCGGCGCAACCAGGTGCGCACGGTGCTCGTGCACCGGCTGCCCGAGCACGAACCCGAACTCGTCGACGACCACGCCGGAGGGCACCAGCATGACTGA
- a CDS encoding DUF72 domain-containing protein, giving the protein MGEVRIGISGWRYRAWRGDFYPQGLRQRDELAYAAARFDTVEVNGSFYSLQRPTSYASWREQTPEGFLFAVKGGRFITHLKKLRDVEAPLANFFASGVLALGDRLGPVLWQLPERVHFDAGVLDAFLAQLPRTVAEAAELGRRHDAKLAPDRVLTEVEPGLEDRRVRHTLEPRHESFGSEEALAVLRAHDVACVVAESAGRWPTFEAVTTDLVHVRLHGDEELYSNRYSDAALDRWAEKVRGWSEHADVLVHFDNDAHGHAPHDALRLAARLPPPDPARRR; this is encoded by the coding sequence GTGGGCGAGGTGCGGATCGGGATCTCCGGGTGGCGCTACCGCGCCTGGCGGGGCGACTTCTACCCGCAGGGGCTGCGGCAGCGCGACGAGCTCGCCTACGCCGCGGCCCGCTTCGACACCGTCGAGGTCAACGGGTCGTTCTACTCCCTGCAGCGGCCCACCTCCTACGCCTCCTGGCGCGAGCAGACCCCGGAGGGCTTCCTCTTCGCGGTCAAGGGCGGGCGCTTCATCACCCACCTCAAGAAGCTGCGGGACGTGGAGGCGCCGCTGGCGAACTTCTTCGCCTCCGGGGTGCTCGCCCTCGGCGACCGCCTCGGCCCGGTGCTGTGGCAGCTGCCCGAGCGGGTGCACTTCGACGCCGGGGTCCTCGACGCCTTCCTCGCCCAGCTGCCGCGGACGGTGGCGGAGGCGGCCGAGCTGGGCCGGCGCCACGACGCGAAGCTGGCCCCCGACCGGGTGCTCACCGAGGTCGAGCCGGGGCTGGAGGACCGGCGGGTCCGGCACACGCTGGAACCGCGCCACGAGTCCTTCGGCTCCGAGGAGGCCCTCGCCGTGCTGCGCGCCCACGACGTCGCCTGCGTCGTCGCGGAGTCGGCCGGGCGCTGGCCGACCTTCGAGGCGGTCACCACCGACCTCGTCCACGTCCGGCTGCACGGGGACGAGGAGCTCTACTCCAACCGCTACTCCGACGCCGCGCTGGACCGCTGGGCGGAGAAGGTCCGGGGGTGGTCCGAGCACGCCGACGTCCTCGTCCACTTCGACAACGACGCCCACGGCCACGCCCCCCACGACGCCCTGCGCCTGGCCGCCCGGCTGCCTCCCCCCGACCCCGCGCGGCGGCGCTGA